Within Dysgonomonas sp. HDW5A, the genomic segment TAAGAATTTAGGTGAGAAGTCTTTATTAATGCCCAGCATATCATGAATCACGAGTACTTGTCCGTCAACACCTCCACCTGCTCCTATACCGATCATAGGAATCGTTAATTCTTTGGCAACTTGTTCTGCTAATGTAGCCGGAATTTTCTCCAATACTATACCAAAACATCCAACTTCTTGTAGAAGGCGTGCATCATCAATGAGTTTTTGAGCTTCCGTTCCTTCTTTAGCCCGTACAGCATAGGTACCATATTTATTTATCGATTGAGGCATTAATCCCAAATGTCCCATAACCGGAATACCTGCATCGATAATCTTTTTAATATCTGCAATAATTTCTTTACCTCCTTCAATCTTTAAAGCATCGGCACCTGTCTCCTTCATTATTCTGATTGCAGCTTCAAGAGAAAGCGTGGGGTTACCCGAGCAGGTTCCGAATGGCATATCTACAATAACTAAAGCTCGTTTTACTCCATTTACAACCGATCTGCCATGATAAATCATCTGATCAAGCGTCATAGGTAGGGTGGTCGTGTTTCCTGCCATAACATTGGAGGCCGAATCGCCTATCAGAATTACATCCATGCCTGCCTGATCTACGATCGAAGCCATAGAAAAATCATACGCTGTAAGCATTGAGATCTTTTCGCCTCGTTGCTTCATTTCCAGTAAACGATGAGTCGTTACTTTGCGGTTGTCTTCTGTATAAGTTGACATAATCTTTAAATAAAAGTTAGAATTTAATGCACATCTTAAAATTATACCTAAAAAGTAGGTCTTATATTCAAGATGGATAACAAAAAGGTCTAAGACCTTTATTGGTATTTTTAGCTATGCAAATGTATAAAAAGCAAATGGTAATAAATATTATAAACAGAAAAAGCTGCACTATTTAAACAGTGCAGCTTATCTCAATAAGTTCTCTCATTCTCGCTTGAAGTGAGTTAAAGTATAATTATCAGGGGGCTGTAAATCTCTAATTTATGTAGATTAGAGAATCTACATTTTAATATAAATCAGATGTAGATATAATTTTTTAGATTAAAAACACAAAACAATTATGAAAAAAGCGTTATTATTTATTACATCATTTTTCTTGTTAACTTTATTTTCATGTAATAATGAGGATAATGAAGATATTACTAAGCAAGCTGTATCTGAACAAACTATTCCAGAGAGTCTCATCGAGTTTGTATTTGAAGGGAAAAAGTATTCTACGGCTTATACTAAGGTTGGAGATAGTTTAATATTCGAGAATAAAGAAGCGTCTGATATATTAAATGCTGCTAAATATTCGAATAACTATTCAATTACATTCAATGAAGATAGGGTAGTTATTGATAAAAAAGCATTCTCTTTATCAGAAGAGTCTTCTCATATGGAGCTAAGAGGGTCTGCTGCTGGTGGTGGAAGAGGGGGCAATTCGGGGAGTGGTATTGTAGAGTTTAAACCTATGATTGGTGCGGTTGTCTTATTTGATTCTTACGGTAATAATAAGATATTTTCGGCTAATGGAGATGAAGGTATCCAAGAGCGTTCGGTTATGCAATATGGTTGGGGTGATAAAAGGGTACTTTCATTTAGAATTCTCAATATGACAGATGAGACATGGATATTTGCCTACTATTCAGAGATCATGTATATAAGTGGTACGGTAAAAGTTGAAATTCCACCAAGTTCTATTAGTGATATTGCGAGAAATAGCATTCAAGGATCGAATGGTGGATCTCAAGAAGCTCTATTAGCATATCTTACAACAGAGTGGAATCGTCTTACTCATTCACCTTTTGAATCATTTAGATATCTACCCAAAAGTAAATGGACAGAGATTCAATGGACAGAGAATGAGCAAGGCAGGACAACTGGAGATAGAGGAGGTTCTAATGGACTGCCTAGCAGAAGATAATTCTATAATGGCGAAAAAACATGTATATACACAGAAAAGCTGTACTCATAACGAGTACAGCTTTTCTGTGTATATCTTTTTATATCTTTTATTTTTTAGAATCTATATCCTATGGTTAGTAGACCGC encodes:
- the panB gene encoding 3-methyl-2-oxobutanoate hydroxymethyltransferase encodes the protein MSTYTEDNRKVTTHRLLEMKQRGEKISMLTAYDFSMASIVDQAGMDVILIGDSASNVMAGNTTTLPMTLDQMIYHGRSVVNGVKRALVIVDMPFGTCSGNPTLSLEAAIRIMKETGADALKIEGGKEIIADIKKIIDAGIPVMGHLGLMPQSINKYGTYAVRAKEGTEAQKLIDDARLLQEVGCFGIVLEKIPATLAEQVAKELTIPMIGIGAGGGVDGQVLVIHDMLGINKDFSPKFLRRYADLHTIMSEAVQSYIKDVKESDFPNEKESY